The Xanthobacter flavus genome includes a window with the following:
- a CDS encoding DUF1127 domain-containing protein, which yields MVTITAHAPRETGFFGRIGNAVGDFFDAIAEARAMSERYEYLSRRSNSELAEMGLDRQRIAQAVARGF from the coding sequence ATGGTCACGATCACTGCACATGCTCCCCGCGAAACCGGCTTCTTCGGTCGCATCGGCAATGCGGTCGGCGACTTCTTCGACGCCATCGCCGAAGCCCGCGCCATGTCGGAGCGCTACGAGTATCTCTCTCGCCGCTCCAACAGCGAGCTCGCCGAGATGGGCCTCGACCGTCAGCGCATCGCCCAGGCTGTTGCCCGCGGCTTCTGA
- the pcaD gene encoding 3-oxoadipate enol-lactonase, whose amino-acid sequence MPFIAIDGRTTHYALEGAEGAPVLLLANSLGTSFLVWDAVMPALTSRFRVLRYDMRGHGLSDAAPLPDENTGYSIATLAGDALGLLDSLGIEQAHVCGLSIGGMVAQHLAAHAPARVDRLVLCDTAMQIGPASVWNERLAVIRRDGLPAIAPGVMARWFTDGFRERVPHIVRGYANMVARTTLEGYVGCAMAVRDADLTASAGRISAPTLVVVGDKDPSTPPAAAEAMAAAIPGARLEVIAEASHIPCVEQPEALARALLEHLGA is encoded by the coding sequence ATGCCCTTTATCGCCATCGACGGTCGCACCACCCATTACGCGCTCGAAGGGGCGGAAGGCGCACCGGTCCTGCTGCTCGCCAATTCGCTCGGCACCAGCTTCCTCGTCTGGGACGCGGTGATGCCGGCGCTGACCTCCCGCTTCCGCGTGCTGCGCTACGACATGCGCGGTCACGGCCTCTCCGACGCTGCCCCGCTGCCGGATGAGAATACCGGCTATTCCATTGCCACCCTTGCCGGCGATGCGCTGGGATTGCTCGATTCTCTAGGCATCGAACAGGCCCATGTGTGCGGCCTGTCCATCGGCGGCATGGTGGCCCAGCATCTGGCGGCCCATGCGCCGGCGCGGGTGGACCGCCTTGTCCTGTGCGACACCGCCATGCAGATCGGCCCCGCCTCGGTGTGGAACGAGCGCCTCGCCGTCATCCGCCGCGACGGGCTCCCCGCCATCGCACCCGGCGTCATGGCCCGGTGGTTCACCGACGGCTTCCGCGAGCGGGTGCCGCACATCGTCCGCGGCTATGCCAACATGGTCGCCCGCACGACACTGGAAGGCTATGTGGGCTGTGCCATGGCGGTGCGCGACGCCGACCTGACCGCCTCCGCCGGCCGCATTTCCGCGCCGACGTTGGTCGTGGTCGGCGACAAGGACCCCTCCACCCCGCCCGCGGCGGCCGAAGCCATGGCGGCGGCCATTCCCGGCGCGCGGCTGGAGGTGATCGCAGAGGCCTCACACATCCCCTGCGTGGAGCAGCCGGAAGCGCTCGCCCGCGCGCTGCTGGAGCATCTGGGCGCGTGA
- a CDS encoding cyclase family protein encodes MPSNPRWTRRPEGSTWGDFGPDDELGRLNLITPDKVRAAVTEVKEGRTFCLSLPLDRPGGNVLNVRRLPPVLKPTGTEDAPRFNAQLCVEDASLVDVVSDDKVEICLQYSTQWDSFAHVGALFDVSGEGRPEPVYYNGFRAGTDIVGPRDAEARGIASGAHRLGIHNAALHGVQGRGVLVDLLSLFGRARHLVGYDDLMRAMDAQGVTVEEGDILCLYTGFTQVVMEMNGIPDGAILSKSCAALDGRDARLLQWISDSRIAALVADNYAVEHLPAKRLAATTQAAMPLHHHCLFRLGVPLGELWWLADLAAHLKAAGRNRFLLTAPPLRLPGAVGSPVTPIATV; translated from the coding sequence ATGCCGTCCAATCCCCGCTGGACCCGCCGCCCCGAAGGCTCCACCTGGGGCGACTTCGGCCCGGACGACGAGCTCGGCCGCCTCAACCTCATCACCCCCGACAAGGTGCGCGCCGCCGTCACCGAGGTGAAGGAGGGCCGCACCTTCTGCCTCAGCCTGCCCCTCGACCGCCCCGGCGGCAACGTGCTGAACGTGCGTCGGCTGCCGCCCGTGCTGAAGCCCACCGGCACCGAGGACGCGCCGCGCTTCAACGCGCAGCTGTGCGTAGAGGATGCGAGCCTTGTCGACGTGGTGAGCGACGACAAGGTGGAGATCTGCCTGCAATACTCCACCCAGTGGGACAGCTTCGCCCATGTGGGGGCGCTGTTCGACGTGAGCGGGGAGGGCCGACCAGAGCCGGTCTATTACAATGGCTTCCGTGCCGGAACAGATATCGTCGGCCCGCGCGACGCCGAGGCGCGCGGTATCGCCTCTGGCGCGCATCGTCTGGGCATCCACAACGCCGCCCTCCATGGCGTGCAGGGCCGCGGCGTGCTGGTGGATTTGCTCTCCCTCTTCGGCCGCGCGCGCCATCTTGTCGGCTATGACGATCTCATGCGGGCCATGGACGCCCAAGGCGTGACCGTGGAAGAGGGCGATATCCTCTGCCTCTACACCGGCTTCACGCAGGTCGTGATGGAGATGAACGGCATCCCCGACGGCGCGATCCTGAGCAAAAGCTGCGCCGCCCTCGACGGCCGCGACGCGCGCCTGCTGCAATGGATCTCGGATAGCCGCATCGCCGCCCTCGTCGCCGACAATTATGCGGTGGAGCATCTGCCGGCGAAGCGCCTCGCCGCCACGACGCAGGCGGCCATGCCGCTGCACCACCATTGCCTGTTCAGGCTCGGCGTTCCGCTCGGCGAATTGTGGTGGCTGGCCGATCTCGCCGCCCATCTCAAGGCCGCCGGCCGTAATCGCTTCCTCCTTACCGCCCCGCCGCTGCGCCTGCCCGGCGCCGTGGGCTCTCCCGTCACCCCCATCGCCACCGTGTGA
- a CDS encoding SDR family oxidoreductase — protein MSPRTLVTGGSSGIGLAVARQELAAGRAVVVLDREPPPADLDARFICVNLMDEAATTAALAEALSHGPITRLVNNVGMVRPASLDDTTADDFAAVMRLNLGVAIQATQALLAGMRAARFGRIVNVSSRAAYGKELRTAYAASKAGLIGATRTWALELGKDGITVNAVAPGPIATPLFTTANPPDAPRTRAIVEAIPVGRMGTPEDVAQAVSFFLSDEAGFITGQTLPVCGGITVGKGAV, from the coding sequence ATGAGCCCGCGGACCCTGGTCACCGGCGGATCGAGCGGCATCGGCCTCGCGGTAGCGCGGCAGGAACTGGCCGCCGGCCGCGCCGTCGTGGTGCTGGACCGTGAGCCGCCCCCCGCCGATCTCGATGCCCGCTTCATCTGCGTCAACCTCATGGACGAGGCCGCGACCACCGCCGCCCTCGCGGAAGCCCTCTCGCACGGCCCCATCACCCGCCTCGTGAACAACGTGGGCATGGTGCGACCCGCCAGCCTCGACGACACCACTGCGGATGATTTCGCCGCGGTCATGCGGCTCAATCTCGGCGTCGCCATCCAGGCCACGCAGGCGCTCCTCGCGGGCATGCGGGCGGCACGCTTCGGGCGCATCGTCAACGTTTCGAGCCGCGCCGCCTATGGCAAGGAGTTGCGCACCGCCTATGCCGCCAGCAAGGCGGGGCTCATCGGCGCCACCCGCACCTGGGCGCTGGAACTGGGCAAGGACGGCATCACTGTGAACGCGGTCGCGCCCGGCCCCATCGCCACGCCATTGTTCACTACAGCCAACCCGCCCGACGCCCCGCGCACCCGCGCCATCGTGGAGGCCATCCCCGTCGGCCGCATGGGCACCCCGGAGGACGTGGCGCAGGCGGTTTCGTTCTTCCTCTCGGACGAGGCCGGCTTTATCACCGGCCAGACGCTGCCGGTCTGCGGCGGCATCACGGTGGGCAAGGGCGCGGTCTGA
- a CDS encoding YciI family protein: MPYMIETFDKPGTLDLRAQVRDTHLAFLDAHKHLLLACGAKLDDDGNAAGGGLYVVALETRAEAEAFIAADPFFTAGLFERVQIQRWRKAYVDGVCYLPEAK; the protein is encoded by the coding sequence ATGCCCTACATGATCGAGACCTTCGACAAGCCCGGCACGCTGGACTTGCGTGCTCAGGTGCGGGACACCCACCTCGCCTTCCTCGATGCGCACAAGCACCTGCTGCTCGCCTGCGGCGCCAAGCTGGACGACGACGGCAACGCCGCCGGCGGCGGGCTCTATGTGGTGGCGCTGGAGACGCGGGCGGAGGCGGAAGCCTTCATCGCCGCCGACCCCTTCTTCACCGCCGGCCTGTTCGAGCGTGTCCAGATCCAGCGCTGGCGCAAGGCCTATGTGGACGGCGTGTGCTACCTGCCGGAGGCGAAATGA
- the catC gene encoding muconolactone Delta-isomerase, producing MLFHVEMQVNIPHDFPAEKADAIKAAEKAYAQDLQRQGKWVHLWRIAGRYANVSIFDVSSVDELHTLLSSLPLFPFMDIKVTPLTRHPSAI from the coding sequence ATGCTGTTCCATGTCGAGATGCAGGTGAACATCCCGCACGACTTCCCGGCCGAGAAAGCGGACGCCATCAAGGCGGCGGAGAAGGCCTATGCGCAGGATCTTCAGCGGCAGGGCAAGTGGGTGCATCTGTGGCGCATCGCGGGGCGCTACGCCAACGTCTCCATCTTCGACGTTTCGAGCGTGGACGAACTGCACACGCTCCTCTCCTCGCTCCCCCTCTTCCCCTTCATGGACATCAAGGTGACGCCCCTGACGCGCCACCCCTCCGCCATCTGA
- a CDS encoding ABC transporter substrate-binding protein, with product MKTKALAASFAAALLASAMMVAPAAAQYAGGGVKIGVLTDMSGAYSDLAGSGSVEAAKMAIEDFGKPINGKPVELVSADHQNKADIASATARKWYDTQDVDAIFDINGSVAALAVREVAKEKGKVDINSGAASMSLTNKACSPTGLHWTYDVYSLAAGTGNALVSEGYKTWYFITADYTFGHDLENQVAKIVKEKGGTVKGSVAHPFGSSDVSSYLLQAQASGAKIIAMANAGSDTINTIKQAREFGITQGGQTLAALLLFLTDIHSVGLDAAQGMVLTTGFYWDTDDKTRAFSKRFAERMKGKMPTMVHAGVYSSVLHYLKAAEAAGTDEGEKVIAKMRELPIEDMFAKNGKIRPDGRMVHDMYLAKVKSPKESKGPWDYYEIVRVIPGDEAFQPLSESTCPLVKK from the coding sequence ATGAAGACCAAGGCTCTCGCTGCGTCCTTCGCGGCCGCGCTCCTCGCCAGCGCTATGATGGTCGCCCCCGCGGCCGCCCAATATGCCGGCGGCGGCGTGAAGATCGGCGTGCTGACCGATATGTCGGGGGCCTATTCGGACCTCGCAGGCTCGGGATCGGTGGAAGCCGCGAAGATGGCCATCGAGGACTTCGGCAAGCCCATCAACGGCAAGCCGGTCGAGCTCGTCTCCGCCGACCACCAGAACAAGGCGGACATCGCCTCCGCCACCGCCCGCAAGTGGTATGATACGCAGGACGTGGACGCCATCTTTGACATCAATGGCTCCGTGGCGGCGCTCGCGGTGCGCGAGGTGGCCAAGGAGAAGGGCAAGGTCGACATCAATTCCGGCGCGGCGTCCATGTCGCTGACCAACAAGGCCTGCTCGCCCACCGGCCTGCACTGGACCTACGACGTCTATTCGCTGGCCGCCGGCACCGGCAACGCGCTGGTGAGCGAAGGCTACAAGACCTGGTACTTCATCACCGCCGACTACACCTTCGGCCACGACCTGGAGAACCAGGTGGCCAAGATCGTGAAGGAGAAGGGCGGCACGGTGAAGGGCTCGGTGGCCCATCCCTTCGGCTCTTCCGACGTATCGTCCTATCTGCTCCAGGCGCAGGCTTCCGGCGCCAAGATCATTGCCATGGCGAACGCCGGCTCCGACACCATCAACACCATCAAGCAGGCCCGCGAGTTCGGCATCACCCAGGGCGGCCAGACGCTCGCGGCGCTGCTCCTGTTCCTCACCGACATCCACTCGGTGGGCCTCGACGCCGCCCAGGGCATGGTGCTGACCACTGGCTTCTACTGGGATACGGACGACAAGACCCGCGCCTTCTCCAAGCGCTTCGCCGAGCGCATGAAGGGCAAGATGCCCACCATGGTTCATGCCGGCGTCTATTCATCCGTGCTGCACTATCTGAAGGCCGCCGAGGCCGCCGGCACCGACGAGGGCGAGAAGGTGATCGCCAAGATGCGTGAGCTGCCCATCGAGGACATGTTCGCCAAGAACGGCAAGATCCGCCCCGATGGCCGCATGGTCCACGACATGTATCTGGCCAAGGTGAAGTCCCCCAAGGAGTCCAAGGGCCCCTGGGACTATTACGAGATCGTCCGCGTGATCCCCGGCGACGAGGCCTTCCAGCCGCTCAGCGAGAGCACCTGCCCGCTGGTGAAGAAGTAA
- a CDS encoding 3-hydroxyacyl-CoA dehydrogenase, producing the protein MSEGRSGPVTLVGGGSMGVGWAIVFARAGLDVRVHDASTDVRGAVLPAVEERLAMLTAHGLLDESPQAVMARVSVVDTLADALDGAIHVQESVPERLDLKIALFRAMDEMAPPDAVLASSTSSLPASEFAGGLPGRARCLVAHPANPPHLLPIVEIVPAPFTDAAAAARTRALMARAGQVPVVLKREVNGFIYNRLQGAVLREAYWMLEQGIADVADIDRVMTSGLGLRWSIVGPFETADLNYRGGLAEHAQRMGERYRQMGAERGQPEGWSEALVARATAERRALLPLEDWEARVAWRDERLMAARAAEQADDISRAAGQADAGPYHAPAGHSAASGSQEGA; encoded by the coding sequence ATGAGCGAAGGCCGGAGCGGACCCGTCACTCTCGTGGGCGGTGGGAGCATGGGCGTGGGCTGGGCCATCGTGTTCGCCCGGGCAGGCCTCGACGTGAGGGTCCATGATGCATCGACGGACGTTCGCGGCGCCGTTCTACCCGCCGTCGAAGAGCGTCTCGCGATGCTCACCGCGCACGGGCTGCTGGATGAGTCCCCGCAGGCGGTGATGGCGCGCGTGAGCGTGGTCGATACGCTCGCTGATGCCCTGGATGGTGCCATCCATGTGCAGGAGAGCGTCCCCGAGCGGCTGGACCTGAAGATCGCGCTGTTTCGCGCGATGGACGAGATGGCGCCGCCGGATGCGGTCCTCGCCAGCTCCACCTCCTCGCTCCCGGCCTCGGAGTTCGCCGGTGGTCTGCCCGGCCGCGCGCGGTGCCTCGTCGCCCATCCGGCCAATCCGCCCCATCTGCTTCCGATCGTCGAGATCGTGCCCGCCCCCTTCACCGATGCAGCTGCCGCCGCCCGCACGCGCGCGCTCATGGCGCGGGCAGGGCAGGTGCCGGTGGTGCTGAAGCGCGAGGTGAACGGCTTCATCTACAATCGGCTCCAGGGTGCCGTGCTGCGCGAAGCCTATTGGATGCTGGAGCAGGGCATCGCGGATGTGGCGGACATCGACCGGGTGATGACCTCGGGCCTGGGGCTCCGCTGGTCCATCGTCGGGCCGTTCGAGACGGCGGATCTCAACTATCGCGGCGGCCTCGCCGAGCATGCCCAGCGCATGGGCGAGCGATATCGGCAGATGGGGGCCGAGCGCGGCCAGCCGGAAGGATGGAGCGAGGCCCTCGTCGCCCGCGCCACGGCCGAGCGGCGGGCGCTGCTGCCGCTGGAGGACTGGGAGGCTCGCGTCGCCTGGCGCGACGAGCGTCTGATGGCGGCGCGCGCTGCCGAGCAGGCGGACGACATAAGCCGGGCCGCTGGGCAGGCGGACGCCGGCCCCTATCATGCGCCGGCCGGGCACTCCGCCGCCAGCGGTTCGCAGGAGGGGGCATGA
- a CDS encoding IclR family transcriptional regulator translates to MTTGEDKDYVQSLVRGLEVIRAFSQYKPRMTLSEVAQHTGLTRAAARRFLLTLVRGGYAETDGKLFALRPKVLELGFAYLSSLPLWEVAQPVMRDVVNSLQESCSLSVLDGDDIVYVARVPTARVMTIGLSIGSRLPAFCSSMGRVLLSGLPPAELAVFYDRVKIEKRTPRTVATMVALKEAVENARRQGWALVDQELELGLRSIAVPVRNRRGEVLAALNVSTHEGRCSIEAMRTRFLPALLDAAQRISAALPQ, encoded by the coding sequence ATGACGACGGGCGAGGACAAGGACTACGTCCAGTCCCTCGTACGCGGCCTCGAGGTGATCCGCGCCTTCAGCCAGTACAAGCCGCGCATGACGCTGAGCGAGGTGGCGCAGCACACCGGCCTTACCCGCGCCGCCGCCCGCCGCTTCCTGCTCACTCTGGTGCGCGGGGGCTATGCGGAGACCGACGGAAAGCTCTTTGCCCTGCGCCCCAAGGTGCTGGAGCTGGGCTTCGCCTATCTCTCCTCTTTGCCCTTGTGGGAGGTGGCGCAGCCGGTGATGCGCGACGTGGTCAATTCCCTGCAGGAATCCTGCTCGCTCTCGGTGCTGGACGGCGACGATATCGTCTACGTGGCGCGCGTGCCGACGGCGCGGGTGATGACGATTGGCCTGTCCATCGGCTCGCGCCTGCCTGCCTTCTGCAGCTCCATGGGGCGCGTTCTACTTTCGGGCCTCCCGCCAGCGGAACTCGCGGTTTTCTATGACCGCGTGAAAATCGAGAAGCGCACGCCCCGAACGGTGGCCACCATGGTGGCCCTGAAGGAGGCTGTGGAGAATGCGCGCCGGCAGGGCTGGGCGCTGGTGGACCAGGAGCTGGAACTCGGCCTGCGTTCGATCGCCGTTCCGGTGCGCAACCGGCGTGGGGAGGTGCTGGCCGCCCTCAATGTTTCCACCCATGAGGGGCGCTGCTCCATCGAGGCGATGCGCACCCGCTTCCTGCCGGCGCTTCTCGATGCCGCCCAGCGCATTTCGGCAGCGCTGCCGCAATAG
- a CDS encoding helix-turn-helix transcriptional regulator, giving the protein MVDADHPRPAALSARYSAVRLNSPDWFARVGDVARSIGSDRFHRELVELAGAAINHDACWIIRYSRVAPPDVLYTKDVASDVVAYYSNLYSSVDPFSEYWRNNGSPGVLMLNDVRSPGQSWDMYHKVFQTLASISDELGMFFSTVGHCCFGLFLERETGRFSQTDIERARLIFPMLEGFHRSHLGALFNDLRNPRGAQVEGFITRPTLIEDRFGVDVFANDAWRDAARRAPALADAVEALRVAPAGTIHASGPLSVKVEAFDRDFPLAPGGRMYVLDAPQRGAEDDPDRLLEDALGIFTPREREILLLLMNGQTTGEIAQKLSLSKGTIKNCRLRMYRKTGVGSERALVKHVMQSIGAR; this is encoded by the coding sequence ATGGTCGATGCCGATCACCCCCGGCCCGCTGCCCTTTCTGCCCGCTACAGCGCCGTGCGCCTGAACAGCCCGGACTGGTTCGCGCGCGTGGGCGATGTGGCCCGCTCGATCGGTTCGGACCGCTTCCATCGCGAGCTGGTGGAACTCGCCGGCGCCGCCATCAACCACGATGCCTGCTGGATCATCCGCTATTCACGCGTGGCGCCGCCGGATGTGCTCTACACCAAGGACGTGGCGAGCGACGTGGTCGCCTATTATTCCAACCTCTATTCGTCCGTGGACCCCTTCTCCGAATACTGGAGGAACAACGGCAGTCCCGGCGTGCTGATGCTGAACGACGTGCGCTCTCCCGGCCAGTCGTGGGACATGTACCACAAGGTTTTCCAGACGCTGGCCAGCATCTCCGACGAACTGGGCATGTTCTTCTCCACCGTCGGCCATTGCTGCTTCGGCCTGTTCCTGGAGCGGGAGACGGGGCGTTTCTCGCAGACCGACATCGAGCGCGCGCGGCTCATCTTCCCCATGCTGGAGGGCTTCCACCGCTCCCACCTCGGCGCCCTGTTCAACGATTTGCGCAACCCGCGCGGGGCGCAGGTGGAAGGATTCATCACCCGGCCCACCCTCATCGAGGACCGCTTCGGCGTGGATGTCTTCGCCAACGATGCCTGGCGCGACGCCGCCCGGCGCGCGCCCGCCCTCGCCGATGCGGTGGAGGCGCTGCGCGTCGCTCCGGCCGGGACGATCCATGCCTCGGGGCCGCTGAGCGTGAAGGTGGAGGCCTTCGACCGCGATTTTCCGCTCGCGCCGGGCGGGCGCATGTATGTGCTCGATGCGCCGCAGCGCGGGGCGGAGGACGATCCCGACCGCCTGCTGGAGGACGCGCTGGGCATCTTCACGCCGCGCGAGCGCGAAATCCTCCTGCTTCTGATGAACGGTCAGACCACCGGCGAGATCGCCCAGAAACTGAGCCTCAGCAAGGGCACCATCAAGAACTGCCGGCTGCGCATGTATCGCAAGACCGGCGTCGGCTCCGAGCGCGCGCTGGTCAAGCACGTGATGCAGTCCATCGGGGCGCGTTAA
- a CDS encoding aminomethyltransferase family protein: MTQGLSAFSRLSALSDRHRALGTAFEASWNDMPVPQNYATDTYDEVIAVRTAAGLFDVSALRIIDVAGKEALAVLNEMCTSDISKIAPGASSLSSVVDENGSLIDDVLIYCDGPNAYRISHGGGSLEDILPGVAAGRDVTFTKDNDVHIMSLQGPKALDILNPNTPFALETLPYFGHQRTTLFGRPVSIARGGYSGERGYEVFCAAADAVALWDAILAAGQPFGAMPASWSCLDVVRVEGGLLFFPYDMPQGDTTPWEVGLGWTVDLSKPAFRGRDALVRRKGQERVAQVGVEIDHHAAVEPGAKLFRDGREVGLLNSTAYSHYLMRSLALAHVTPELATCGTELEVRGADGTFVARVVKTPFYDPLRLRTHPLEERTA, from the coding sequence ATGACACAGGGACTTTCCGCCTTCTCGCGCCTCTCCGCGCTGTCCGACCGGCACCGCGCGCTCGGCACCGCCTTCGAGGCCTCCTGGAACGACATGCCGGTGCCGCAGAACTACGCCACCGACACCTATGACGAGGTGATCGCGGTGCGTACTGCCGCCGGCCTGTTCGACGTCTCCGCGCTGCGCATCATCGACGTGGCTGGCAAGGAAGCGCTCGCCGTGCTGAACGAGATGTGCACCTCGGACATCTCGAAGATCGCGCCTGGCGCCTCCTCGCTCTCCAGCGTGGTCGACGAGAACGGGTCCCTCATCGACGACGTGCTGATCTATTGCGATGGGCCCAACGCCTATCGCATCTCCCACGGCGGCGGCTCGCTGGAGGACATCCTGCCCGGCGTTGCGGCGGGCCGGGACGTGACCTTCACCAAGGACAACGACGTCCACATCATGTCCCTGCAGGGGCCGAAGGCGCTCGACATCCTCAACCCGAACACCCCGTTTGCGCTGGAGACCCTGCCCTATTTCGGGCACCAGCGGACGACCCTGTTCGGCCGCCCCGTCTCCATCGCCCGCGGCGGATACTCCGGCGAGCGGGGCTACGAGGTGTTCTGCGCGGCGGCGGATGCGGTCGCCTTGTGGGACGCCATCCTCGCCGCCGGACAGCCGTTCGGGGCCATGCCGGCCTCCTGGTCCTGCCTCGACGTGGTGCGGGTGGAGGGCGGCCTCCTGTTCTTCCCCTATGACATGCCGCAGGGCGACACCACCCCGTGGGAAGTCGGCCTCGGCTGGACCGTGGACCTGTCGAAGCCCGCCTTCCGCGGCCGTGACGCGCTGGTGCGCCGCAAGGGCCAGGAGCGGGTGGCACAGGTGGGGGTGGAGATCGACCACCACGCTGCCGTCGAGCCCGGCGCCAAGCTGTTCCGGGACGGCAGGGAGGTGGGACTTCTGAACTCCACCGCCTACAGCCACTACCTCATGCGCTCCCTCGCCCTTGCCCACGTGACGCCGGAGCTTGCCACCTGCGGCACCGAGCTGGAGGTTCGTGGGGCCGATGGCACGTTCGTGGCGCGGGTGGTGAAGACGCCCTTCTACGACCCGCTGCGCCTGCGCACCCACCCGCTTGAAGAACGTACGGCCTGA
- a CDS encoding APC family permease codes for MTTITNIHATTEGDGKLHRSISWTGAFWVASGVPALVLFSIGGIAGTTGTLSFLIWAISIGMGFIQSFIYAEIAGLFPNKSGGASIYGAAAWVRYVKLVAPLSVWCNWFAWSPVLSLGCSIAAAYILNAFAPIPAVNGPEVAQWIAAHATTLTGTDAEKAAAAVAALTPAVRDWTLFSHAIGPVSFSLNASFFVGATLMLVVFAIQHRGIMGTASVQKWIGLSVIIPMVIVGLVPILTGKVDWANFSPLVPLAAAGAADPGSWNIPGWTLVLGGLFIAAWSTYGFETAVCYTSEFRNPEKDTFKAIFYSGLLCLALFILVPFTFQGALGLSGMLDPAIVDGSGVAQALAHMVGGGKVIESALVMLMILALMLSIMTAMAGSSRTLYQGAVDGWLPRFLDHVNEHGAPTRAMWADLWFNLALLAIACADATSFFFVLAVANVGYIIFNFLNLNSGWIHRIDSGHVARPYKAPTILIVLGTVFAFANAVFMGAGAKVWNPVALWAGLITAALIIPVFIFRHYVQDGGKFPHETFEDLQVGDGTKTQKRAGILPYLTLIAGVAVVILSNLFFHL; via the coding sequence GTGACGACGATAACCAACATTCACGCGACAACGGAGGGTGACGGGAAGCTGCACCGCTCCATCAGCTGGACCGGGGCCTTCTGGGTGGCGAGCGGCGTGCCTGCTTTGGTGCTGTTCTCCATCGGCGGCATCGCCGGCACCACCGGGACGCTCTCGTTTCTGATCTGGGCCATCTCCATCGGCATGGGCTTCATCCAGTCCTTCATCTATGCCGAGATCGCCGGCCTGTTCCCGAACAAGTCGGGGGGCGCCTCCATCTATGGCGCGGCTGCCTGGGTGCGCTACGTGAAGCTGGTGGCGCCGCTCTCGGTGTGGTGCAACTGGTTTGCCTGGAGCCCGGTGCTCTCGCTCGGCTGCTCCATCGCCGCCGCCTACATCCTCAACGCCTTCGCCCCCATCCCGGCGGTGAACGGACCCGAGGTGGCGCAGTGGATCGCCGCCCATGCCACCACCCTCACCGGCACCGATGCCGAGAAGGCCGCCGCCGCGGTGGCCGCGCTGACACCGGCCGTGCGCGACTGGACGCTGTTCTCCCACGCCATCGGCCCCGTCTCCTTCTCGCTGAACGCCTCCTTCTTCGTGGGCGCGACGCTGATGCTGGTGGTGTTCGCCATCCAGCACCGGGGCATCATGGGCACCGCTAGCGTGCAGAAGTGGATCGGCCTCTCGGTCATCATTCCCATGGTCATTGTCGGCCTCGTGCCGATCCTCACCGGCAAGGTGGACTGGGCCAACTTCTCGCCGCTGGTGCCGCTGGCCGCCGCCGGCGCGGCCGATCCCGGCAGCTGGAACATCCCGGGCTGGACGCTGGTGCTCGGCGGCCTGTTCATCGCCGCCTGGTCCACCTACGGCTTCGAGACCGCCGTCTGCTACACGAGCGAATTCCGCAATCCCGAGAAGGACACCTTCAAGGCCATCTTCTATTCGGGCCTTCTGTGCCTCGCGCTCTTCATCCTCGTGCCCTTCACCTTCCAGGGCGCGCTGGGACTTTCGGGAATGCTGGACCCGGCCATCGTGGACGGCTCGGGCGTCGCCCAGGCGCTAGCCCACATGGTGGGCGGCGGCAAGGTCATCGAGAGCGCCCTCGTGATGCTCATGATCCTCGCCCTCATGCTGTCCATCATGACGGCCATGGCGGGCTCCTCGCGCACCCTCTACCAAGGCGCCGTGGACGGCTGGCTGCCCCGCTTCCTCGACCATGTGAACGAGCACGGCGCGCCCACGCGGGCCATGTGGGCGGACCTGTGGTTCAACCTCGCGCTGCTCGCCATCGCCTGCGCGGACGCCACCAGCTTCTTCTTCGTGCTGGCCGTCGCCAATGTCGGCTACATCATCTTCAACTTCCTGAACCTCAACTCCGGCTGGATCCACCGCATCGATTCCGGTCACGTGGCGCGGCCCTACAAGGCCCCCACCATCCTCATCGTGCTCGGGACCGTGTTCGCCTTCGCCAATGCGGTCTTCATGGGCGCCGGCGCCAAGGTGTGGAACCCGGTGGCACTGTGGGCGGGGCTCATCACCGCCGCCCTCATCATCCCGGTCTTCATCTTCCGGCACTATGTGCAGGACGGCGGCAAGTTCCCGCACGAGACCTTCGAGGATCTGCAGGTCGGCGATGGGACGAAGACCCAGAAGCGCGCCGGCATCCTGCCCTATCTCACGCTCATCGCCGGCGTCGCGGTGGTGATCCTCTCCAACCTCTTCTTCCACCTCTGA